The sequence TGTCCTCGATGGCCTCGGCCTCTTCGGCCAGGGCGGCGGCCAGAGTGTTCACCCCCACCGGCCCGCCCTGGTACTTCTCGATGATGGTGAGCAGCAGCTTGCGGTCGATCTCGTCGAAGCCATGCTTGTCCACCTCCAGCATCTCCAGCGCGGCCTGGGCGGTGGGCTGGTCGATCTTGCCGGCGCCGCGCACCTGGGCATAGTCGCGGACGCGGCGCAGCAGGCGGTTGGCGATGCGCGGAGTGCCGCGGGCGCGCCCCGCGATCTCGTCCGCCCCGGCGCGGTCGATCGCGACCTTCAGGATCTCCGCCGAGCGCTCCACGATCACGCGCAGGTCCTCGGGGGTGTAGAACTCCAGGCGCAGCACGATGCCGAAGCGCGAGCGCAGCGGCGCCGAGACCAGGCCGGCGCGCGTGGTCGCGCCCACGAAGGTGAAGGGCTTGACTTCGATGGTGTGAGTGCGCGCCGACGGCCCTTGCCCGATGATGATGTCGAGCTGGTAGTCCTCGAGCGCGGAGTACAGGATCTCCTCCAGCGCGGGCTGCAGGCGGTGCACCTCGTCGAAGAACAAAACTTGCCGCGCCTGCACGTTGGTGAGGATGGCAGTCAGGTCGCCCTTGATGGCGAGCGCCGGCCCCGAGGTCTGCTGGAAGGCCACGCTCAGCTCGTTGGCGATGATGCTGGCCAGGGTGGTCTTGCCCAGGCCGGGCGGGCCATAGAGCAGGACGTGGTCGAGGGCCTCGCCGCGGGAGCGCGCCGCCTCGATGGCCACGGCCAGGTTCTCCTTCACCTTGGCCTGGCCGATGAACTCCTTGAGCCGCTGCGGGCGCAGCTTGAGTTCGAAGGAGGCATCGTCCTCCACCGGCACGGCGGAGACCAGGCGCTCCTTGTCAGGTTTTTCCTTGGACGCAGCCACTGCTGCGTAGAGTAATCAGAAACCGGGCGCGAGGCAACGGGATTGGGTAATTGAGTAATCGGGTAATTGAGCAATTGGAAGCCGGGTGCCTCTTCAATTACCCAATTACCCGATTCCCCAATTACTCAATCTAGGGGTGTTCCCGCGTGGCGCCCACTTCGGCGAGCACGTCTTCGTGCTTGCGCTCGCCGTCCTCGAAGACGGCGTGCACCAGGCGCATGCGATAGGAGTAGTTGGCGGCCACCGCCGAGGCCACGGCGAAGTCCTTGAACCAGGCGACCAGCTCCCACTGCTCGCCGGAAAGCTTCCAGACTTCGTATTGTTCAAAGGGCATAAGGGCAGTGGCCAGTGGTCAGTGGCTAGTGGTCAGTGAAAAACGCGAGATGGCTGGAGAGGAGCGTGCTGGCCACCGGTCAATGGCCACTGACCACTACTCTTCTTCCTCGACCTCGCCGGCGCGCGCGGCCTTGGCGGCGGTGATGATCTTCTCCTGCTGCTGCGCGGGGACGATGTCGTAGTGGTCCATCTCCATGGCGAAGCTGCCGCGACCCTGGGTCATGGAGGTGAGTTCGACGCCGTAGGTCAGCATCTCGGCCATGGGCACCTCCGCCTTGATGACGGTCTTGCCGGCCTTGTTGTCCATGCCCTGGATGCGTCCGCGGCGCGAGTTGAGGTCGCCCATGATAGTGCCGGCGAACTCGTCGGGCACGGTGATCTCCACCTTCATGATGGGCTCGAGCAGGGTGGGCTTGGCCGTCTCCATGGCCTTCTTGAAGGCGATGCGGCCGGCCAGCTTGAACGAGAGTTCGCTGGAGTCTACTTCGTGGTAGCTGCCGTCGTAGAGGATGACGCGGAAGTCCACCATGGGATAGCCGGCCAGGAAGCCGCGCACCGCGGTCTCGATGATGCCCTTCTCCACCGCGGGAATGAAGTTCTTGGGGATGGCGCCGCCGAAGATGTCGTTGACGAACTCGAAACCGGCGCCGCGCGCCAGCGGCTCCATCTTGATCTTGCAGTCGCCGAACTGGCCGTGGCCGCCGGTCTGCTTCTTGTGCCGCCCCTGCACGTCGGCCTTGCCGCGGATGGTCTCGCGGTAGGGCACTTTGGGCGCCTTCAGGTTCACTTCCGTGTGGTAGCGCTTCTTGAGCTTGGAGACCACCACCTCGATGTGCTGCTGGCCGGTGCCGGCGATCAGGAACTCCTTGGTCTGGGGATCGCGGAAGAAGCGCAGTTGCGCGTCTTCCTCCATGAGCTTGTGGATGCCGTTGGCCAGCTTGTCTTCGTCGGCGCGGGTCTTGGGCTCGATGGCGAAGGTGATGGCGGGCTCGGGCAGCGAGACCTTGGGATACTGGATAGGCGCGCTCTTGTCGCCCAGGGTGTCGCCGGTGAGCGTGTCCTTGAGCTTGGCCACCGCCCCGATGTCGCCGGCGTGCACTTCGGCGATGGCCACCGCCGTCTTGCCCTGCATCACCGAGATGTGCGAGAGCTTCTCGGTGGTGCTCTTGGTGAAGTTCTGCAGGGTGGCGTCGTTCTTCAGCACCCCGCTGTACACCTTATAGAAAGAAATGCGCCCGGCGAAGGGGTCGGAGACGGTCTTGAAGACGAAGAGCGAGCAGGGCTCGGAGTCGGCCACTTTGCGCGCGGGAGGCTCGCCGTTGTTGGGCGCGGCCACGCCCTGCACGGGGGCGCGCGAAGTGGCGGCCGGCAGATAGTCCACGCAGAAATCCAGCAGGCGGTCGGCCCCGATGTTGCCCAGCCCGGAAGAAAACAGTGCGGGATAGATGCGGCGCTCGCGGATGGCCTCGCGCAGGCCCGCGACCAGGTGCTCTTCCCCGATGGTGCCCTTGTCGAAGAACTCTTCCATCAGGGCATCGTTGCCCTCGGCCACCAGCTCCACCAGCTTCTCGTGGGCGGCCTTGGCGGCCTCGGCCAGGTTGGCCGGGATCTCGCCCTCCTTGCCCTTGCCGTTGCCCCCCATCTCGTAGGTGTAGGCCTTCATCTTGACCAGGTCCACCACCCCGGAGAGGTTCTTCTCGGCGCCGATGGGCAACTGCACGGGAATGACGGTGCGGCCAAAGGCCCCGGTCAGCGACTCCAGCATGCGCCCCATGTCGGCGCGCTCACGGTCCATGCGCCCGCCCACGATGATGCGCGGCAGCGCGTACTCCTCGGCGTACTGCCAGACGCGGTCGGTCACCACTTCCACCCCGGCCACGCCATCGACCACCAGCATGACCGACTCCACCGCGGGCAGGGCCAGCTTGGCCTCGTGCACGAACATGTTGAAGCCGGGAGTGTCGATCAGGTTGAGCTTGGCCTGGTTCCACTCGGCCACCCCGATGGCGCTGGAGATGGACATCTGGCGGGCGATCTCTTCGTCGTCGAAGTCGGTGACGGTGGTGCCGGAGTCCACCCGCCCCATCTGCGGGGTGGCTCCGGCCACATGGAGCATGGCGGCCACCAGGGAGGTCTTGCCGGCGTGGCCGTGGCCCACCACGGCCAGGTTGCGGACATTGGCGCCTTCGTAAACCTTCACGCTGGACTCCTTTCAGAACTCCCCTGGGGCGAGCTTGGCAGGACGGCCCGCCGCGGGTCCCTCCCCGCAGAACCGGGCCGGGTACAGGGGCAAACAGGGAATGCTAGCACACGAAAAATGGCGGCTCAACCGGGCAGGGCGCTTGCTTCGGCGGCCGGGCGTTGTGTAACCTTTATCCCTCTCCGCCATCTGGACCAGGGCAAAGTCCA is a genomic window of Terriglobales bacterium containing:
- the ruvB gene encoding Holliday junction branch migration DNA helicase RuvB — protein: MAASKEKPDKERLVSAVPVEDDASFELKLRPQRLKEFIGQAKVKENLAVAIEAARSRGEALDHVLLYGPPGLGKTTLASIIANELSVAFQQTSGPALAIKGDLTAILTNVQARQVLFFDEVHRLQPALEEILYSALEDYQLDIIIGQGPSARTHTIEVKPFTFVGATTRAGLVSAPLRSRFGIVLRLEFYTPEDLRVIVERSAEILKVAIDRAGADEIAGRARGTPRIANRLLRRVRDYAQVRGAGKIDQPTAQAALEMLEVDKHGFDEIDRKLLLTIIEKYQGGPVGVNTLAAALAEEAEAIEDIYEPFLIQIGFLDRTPRGRVATQLAYEHFGIPLNRKQNALF
- the fusA gene encoding elongation factor G, whose product is MKVYEGANVRNLAVVGHGHAGKTSLVAAMLHVAGATPQMGRVDSGTTVTDFDDEEIARQMSISSAIGVAEWNQAKLNLIDTPGFNMFVHEAKLALPAVESVMLVVDGVAGVEVVTDRVWQYAEEYALPRIIVGGRMDRERADMGRMLESLTGAFGRTVIPVQLPIGAEKNLSGVVDLVKMKAYTYEMGGNGKGKEGEIPANLAEAAKAAHEKLVELVAEGNDALMEEFFDKGTIGEEHLVAGLREAIRERRIYPALFSSGLGNIGADRLLDFCVDYLPAATSRAPVQGVAAPNNGEPPARKVADSEPCSLFVFKTVSDPFAGRISFYKVYSGVLKNDATLQNFTKSTTEKLSHISVMQGKTAVAIAEVHAGDIGAVAKLKDTLTGDTLGDKSAPIQYPKVSLPEPAITFAIEPKTRADEDKLANGIHKLMEEDAQLRFFRDPQTKEFLIAGTGQQHIEVVVSKLKKRYHTEVNLKAPKVPYRETIRGKADVQGRHKKQTGGHGQFGDCKIKMEPLARGAGFEFVNDIFGGAIPKNFIPAVEKGIIETAVRGFLAGYPMVDFRVILYDGSYHEVDSSELSFKLAGRIAFKKAMETAKPTLLEPIMKVEITVPDEFAGTIMGDLNSRRGRIQGMDNKAGKTVIKAEVPMAEMLTYGVELTSMTQGRGSFAMEMDHYDIVPAQQQEKIITAAKAARAGEVEEEE